GCACATAGCTTTAGGAGTTAAGAAATCTTAATTCCGACATCATACCTAGTGGTGACTTTCTCTGAATAGCCTGTCCTGTAGTCTTATTAATCACATTTAGGTAATATGCATCACACCCAAGAAAgattaagaacaaaacaaaggaacTGAACCATTTCCAGGACTGTGGCCTTATATGGAAAACCATAATGTAAACCAAAAGAATATCCATCCACTCAGAGCTGTGCATTCACCACAGCAGAGAAATTACAATCTACTCTTTAATATCTGCTTGTCTtaattgagaaaaaataatgtttcaatTAACTACAGGCAACTCCTGAGGAAGACAAGTGTACGGAAAATCAAGGATATGCCAGTAAACTTAAAACTACTGAAACTTAATAATATGAAGACAGAAAGATTTAAAgtaatgttaaatattaatgaCATTACTGAAGTCAGCTAATGATAGAAATTCTTActcatttttatcttctccaTGTCTTGCTTTTTTTGCCACATGTTCAGCTTCTAGAACTGTTAAATCttcatgttctttttcattACTGATTATtccaaacactgaagaaaaagttCAAGCATTAACAGAATAGCCAAAGTATAATCAAAGAATTTGGCATCTTGGACACAGTACTAACAGAACTACCTTTTTCAACTTGTAttctaaaagcatttctttttcttcgtCCATAATcggcactgaaaaaaaaaaaacaaaccacaaagtAGCAGGTTACACCAAGTGCTTTTCTCCCAACACACTGTTattctcagtgaaaaaaaatacattgtaagTTGATACTCAAGCTTTTACGTAAGTTCTTATTAAGAACCAACTTGAAAACGTGATTGTTTTTTCTGAACCCTACAACTCTGCGATAGCTGGGAtgaaaaaacactaaaatttaCTCATCTCTAAAAGGATGTTTAGTAAATGTTATTCAGGTCCTCTCTGCAGCGATGGAAAAGCAGCAATGTACAAATGGATTCTATTACACAACAACAAcactcattttcttattttaatttaaacaagaaCATATGGACATAAGAGTATGGTCTAGAAAGCACAGTCCAGTACGGAACAACTGCAATAAGGAATAACAAACCCATGTGAGAAAATCTGATTCAATGAGCACCCTTACCTGCAAACAAACATCATcaacctttcattttcagttacGGAGCAAACATTTCGTTTGCTTTTCTGCAACAggtgacagaggaaaaataaaacctaaccCCAAAACCCACAAAAGTCCACAGCAAGAGTTTGGGATCCTTTTCTCTAACAATGCACAAAAAATAGATTGtaaaaacattaatgaataTACTTCTCTCCATTCCTTTACTCTCACATTCATCAATAATCTGCCTTTCTACCCACAAAGAAAGCCTTCAAATAATTATGTGAGGTAGACTGTCCTCCTAAGCAACCGAGGAAGATTTAGTGTCTTACTGACTCCTGTTACCCACCCCATCTGCCTGCATCCAAGTGTTATTTTCTCTCATGTTTTAAACTCATCACCTGTATAAGGACCAAAACGCTGTAACGTGTCTGTAGCTGTTTAACAGCAACAATGATTAGCAACTAGATCTCGCAGTACTGATGCGATCATAAACAATAAATTACTAGATAcatcagcagaggaaaacacTGGAGTGGAAATGATCTGATTGCTTCGGTTAACCTCAACAACCAGCAGAGAAggtaacaaaattaaaattttgacaATATGCAAgtacaaaataacaaaataatatattccaTATTCTGAACGTGGAATGTAATGATACAAATCTTTGCTCACCTGTACGTTTTCTGCAAATCCGACGCTAGAATCCCAATGTCAACATACTGGCCACATCTACTGCTTGCAAggtactaaaattaaaaatgttaggaAGCAAGATAAAATCTTTGTCAATAACCTCATCGGAATAGCTAGGTCTAATATGCCTGTTTCAAATTCATAATATAAAGcgtaatataatataatgtaatataataataatataatattcaGCAATAAAGCTCAAATATGCCTGTTTCAGACTCAATATCCTGGCTGAGTTTGTGAACTCAAGGTGCAAGACCCTAAACTTCTGAAGAGCGAACTCCCAGCTGTTTGAAGACCTGGTGGACGAGACCCCCTGGCACACTGCCCTTGGGAACAGAGAAGCTACCAGAGCTGGCAGCCCTCCTGAGCGCACCAGAGCTCTCCTTCTGCTCTATAAAACGCAGAGCGGGGCGCTCCGCCTGGAGCCGCGCTGGGCTGCCTCACGCCGCCCCGCGCAGCCATCTTGCCGCGCAGGCCCCGCGCctccccccgcgccccgccgccccgcaccTGCTTCACGCGCTGCTTCAGACGCGGGTCCGCCGCCCGCGGCCGCACCCGGACCCGCATCGCCGCcagccggccccggccccggtcccgCTCTGCCCGGTGCGGGAAGGCGGCCGCAGGGCCTGCGGGTCCCGGCGTGCTGCGCGGTGACTCCgccacagcagggcagggcagggcggagcggagcggagcggggcggggaggctgaggggcgggcggcggccgcgCCGCCATGGAGTCGGTGGTCTTCATCTTCGCGCTCATCGACTGCTGCGCGCTCATCTTCCTCGCCGTCTACTTCGTATCCTTACCGGCGGGGGGAGCGGGACGGGCCCGGCTTGGCAGCGGTGGTGCTGTGGGGGTGCTGGGGTCCTCATTTCGGCCGAGAGGCCGCGGCCCGGTGTGTGGGGGAATGGTGGGGGCCCGggtgggagcggggctgggtgCTCGGCgctgagggggggggaggaagcgGGTTTGGGGCCCCCCCGGGCCTAAAAACTGGTGCGGTGCGCTCTGGTCACGGAGGGCAGCTCGCTGGGTGAGGTGGGAGAGGGTGGGAAGGGCGTGCGGAGTTCCTGAGGCAGGGTTTCTGCGTTATTGCTACAAAAGTGCCTGCAGACTTCGCTGGAGGGTGTTGTTAGAACAGGACAGGGCTGATGCCTCCATTTATGTGTTCCGGATTGAAGGGGAAGCTGCCCTCATGCTCAGATCCTGGTGTTTCCGAATTTACCTGGTTGTCCTAACAGAAAGAAGCCCAAAAGCACCTGAAAGAATCTCACCTTAGACAGATATTTCACTTATTAAAATTGAAAGCCTTCACCCACCTCttaagaacagaaggaaaaatgcatgcTTTCCTCGAAGAAAAGGAACACAAGCGTTACAGGCTATAACCTGATGATGTGCACATGTTGTGTGTTAAGCCTTTTTTGATAGGGCTCTCTGAAACCTTTGTATTCCAGGTGCTGGAAGTTCATGTGATAACAACATGAACCTCTTCTTTCAGAGCAAACTGGGAAATTACCCAATGCTACTCTAAATGTAAAATAACGAGATTTAGTTCTAGAAGCTGCAATAGCCAGCTTTATTGTGAGAGTTTAAAAGGTGCATCAACCTTTCCCTGCTTTTAAGGTTTTGCTCCAAGCATGGTAATAATGATTGTGATACCAAAAATACTGAGTTTGCCTTCCTGGTCTGCTTTTAGTGTTAAATTGAACTTTAGCACTTGTGCAACAATTGCTGCTGGAAAAAGTACCATAAAATCATTTAGCCTGATAATAAAATATGGCCTGTCCGTCCACCTAAAGTAGGACTGAGTGGTGGCTAACTGAAATATGCCTTTGGCAGATTTGTAGAACAAGACAGAAGAGTGCTCACCCCAACATACTGGATGAAAATAAAGCTTAGAATATTTTGACTTCCTATACAATTTTTTCCTTATCCTGAACGTCAGATAATTACGCTATCAGATTTGGAATGTGACTACATTAACGCGAGATCTTGCTGCTCAAAACTCAATAAAGTAAATGAttattctttgcatttaatggggttaaaaaaaaaacaatccatcATCTCAGCATCACAAATAATGGGAGTTTAATGTATATCTGAAGAGCATGGATTGGCAATACTTATTCAAAGCATTTATGTTTCTCTGCAGTCCACTTGTCATTTTTGGGCTCCTGTCTTCCATAAAACTAGCCACAAAAGGCTGTTCTGCTAATCTTAGGTGCTGAGATGGGCTGCTTCTCTGAATTTGTGGGACTCTTCCCAGAGCtctcaagttttcttttttgtacgTGTGCCATTAAGTAGCGATGTCTACTCCTGGCTGAACTCAAATCTTTCTAGCTACCTTCCCTGATCCTTGTATATAATTCTTAATGTCTTGAACAGCAGAGTGTTTTGCTGTGATAAGGAAAAGTTCCATTTTAATCAAATCTGCTTGAAACTGTTCTTCTGAAATCCGTGTGACCCGCCCACATGGGTGTTCACTTTGATTTAAAAGTCTTTCTTAATGTAAGAGAGAACACTGCAGGATGCTCTCAAGCCAAAAATGTCCTCTTGGGCTGACCCGGTTTACCAATGTCAATTTTAATATCGATCAACTTTCTTATCTGTACCAAGTCTGGAGGTGCTTATACGTTCTGTGTCTATGCGGACTTATGTGCTTCTTATGTGTTTCTTTCATTCCTACACCAAATGTTCTCTGCAGTGACTTCAAATGTGCACTGTATTCTTTCTTAACTCGCTCTGAAGTGCATGTGTAGTATAACTGTTTAAACaatgttgtgtttctttctggaaattGCTGTGTTAAACACAGTACCTCTGTTTTAATACCTTAGGGCATAATTTCTGGCTTACTCATGTGCAATCTGTCTGAAGGTATTCATTTCCCTGCATTGTGATGAAATCACATGCATCTGTGAATTTTGTCAGTTTGATGTGATTAGAATCAGATGATAACACcatatcaattttttttttttattttatttatttttttttttttttagaaatttatcCTTAtaaccttctttttttcttccctttttacaGTGGGTCATCCCAGAGGTGATTGGCCATGCTGTTGTAACTGTATTAATGCTTATTTCATTGCACTGGTTCATCTTTCTCCTTAATTTGCCAATAGCAACATGGAATATATATAGGTAAGTGTGAAGCGTTGTGTGTGTGCTTGCCTGTTGCTGGTTTAGCTTTAAGTGTAATATGAAGATAATATGTCATAATGAGAAGTTTCAGTTGTGTTCTTCAGTTCCTAACAGTCTTCTGGTTAACAAAACTCTCCTCTCCTTGCAATTAAAAGTAGAAGAAACCCAGCGGAGTAAATGACATAAAGCTTTGGGCCTTTCCTTGCGTTCTCTCTAATGCCCAGGAATCTTGATCTGTGAGTCATTCCTGAGTTTGTAGGAAATAATGGCATGTTGGTTGGGATTACCAGGTAGCACTGCAGACACGGTCACTAATGTTTCATTCTTTGCCTATGTGCCTGGTAGTGTTACCAGCACAAAACCATTTACATCAGCCTGAGTGATGGTTGTAAAGCCATCAGACTGTGGTGTTATCCCAAACACCCTCCTTTGTCTGCAGTCCTGTTTCTCCCGCTTGTGTGTTTGGACCCCTTTTGGGTCCACTGTCTtgcctgtttatttttggaaaggttTCCAGACTTTTCATGTTATGATAGCCGTCATTGTTACTGGTCTTTTCACCCTGGGCTGTCTACCGCTTTGAAATGGTTTGCTTCCCACTAGAGGTTTGCATGAGGTAACACTGGGACTGTTGGTTCAAacttgtgcattttattttgtataattgTGAAATGTTTGGTGTCACTTAAGGCATAAAAAGTTAGCtacaattcttttttctctgtaccTCGTTAACACTATTTGCAGGGATgagtcattttttaaatacaagagGTTTCATAGCTCATAAAAGAGAAGATTCCTTTACTGATATTCTGATTGTTCTTCAGCAAAATATAATTATGTACTTAACgtcttttgttttccacaaaacTTCTAGTAAAGCCTTCAAATGTTTCTCAGTTGGAGAAACATGAGGCAGTGTAACTTTTACAGTTAATGGCTGCATATTGCCTCCATGCACAGGTGGGGATAGTTTTGGCCACCTGTAGGTACAAATGTGTGTTTGTGCAACAGTTGCACAAAATGAGTGATGGTCCCTTTGGTGAGTGTAGTATTAgtatttggtgtttcttttttggttaGACTGTTTCTACGAAGACActgaagggaggaagggggagagagacaatgtattttctttgaaatcttgAGGATTTCTTATCCTAGTTTCCCCCTTGCTTCCTTCTAATATGTTAAAGCAACATAATTTACCattctgttaatatttaaagtagccacttgctttctcttctcaaCATGGTcagaaggaattttaaaagctattgatttctgtttccatgCTTTAGGCAGTAGGCTTTGAATGTTGTTTCGAAATGACAGctctcattttgtatttgtcatTTGGAATACCCTAAAATCCTGATGTTGCCTCAAATGTAGATGTGCAACGCATGTAATAAATGAATATGACAGTGTAATACTTTGCCTATGCTGCCATAAGAAGTCGGAATGTTAAGACTACTGTTAATCCTGCCTCATTTCTGAGGATCAGGGACTTGCACCCATACTGGTAGCCTAGAGTACCCCATTCATGGTGAAGGAGCTAGAAGTGGGCAAAAGCAACTAAACTATAAAACTAAACTATATGTTTAGTATTATAAAGGGAATCTGATTGATGGTGTGGGATAGAACTTATATTTGACCCAGTCATTTAATGGACAAAGGGTATGGTAgtcagaaaaatggttgatTGAAAAGTAGTTTGAATAAAGTGTCAATGACTAAATTACAATCAAGTGGGAACAGATTGTGTAAACCTGTTACTGAGAGCTGCAAGCTTCCAGCATCAGGTGGGTGTGTTTGAATTGTCTTCACGTGTCACAGtatttcaagaaataatttctggagTGAATTTCTGCAACAGGTCTAAGCGCAAGATGCGGCACCTGGGTCATGGCAATCCCAGACATGggtgaagaactcattgagagcagccctgcagagaaggacttgggggttttGGTGGACAAAAAACTTGTCATGAGCCAGAAGTGCAAGCTTGCACCCTAGAAAGCTAACTGTATCAACTGTAGGCTGCAACAACTGAGGAGTGGGCAGcaggtgagggaggggattgtccccctctgctctgcccttgtgaggccccacttggagtgctgcatccaggtctaaCTCCCAACCCCAAGAAGGGTGTGGAGCTGTTAcgaggaaattcttcactcagagggtacTGAGgaactggagcaggttgcccagagaagctgtggatgccccatccctggaggtgttcagggtCAGGTTGGATGATGCCCTGGTcagcctgatctagtggctGGCATCCTGCTAACTTGTGTTTGTCAGCATCTAGCATCATTGTGTCCATGACAACAGTTCCTTGGATGTGTAACATAAGCTAAACTAGACTGGGGGCctcttggaaaaaataactcCCAAGTTCTGGAAACTTTAATTTGTGTCATTTAAGTGTCgctgcttttaaaacacaaattgaATAAATACTATCTTTATGGTACTCGTATCCTAGAGATGTAAGGAAACGGTGCACTATATATCTTATTTCTAGGGTCAAATGATACAGGAAACTTGTatacttccttttatttcaataaaatgtactacatttccatgaaaatggaaattagtGTCAGAATTATAACAATAGATCAATCACTTAAAGCTTCAAATTTAGAAGAGActtcaaaattaataatttcacGAGCTATTCTTAATGGGACATAATTGTTACTAATTAAATATGTGTCAGTACTTTTTAATGTTCctgtgaaaataagaaaaataacacttatttctgctgctatagaacctctcttcccctcctATTGCTCCTGTTACTGCAGTGAATGGTGCAAGATGGGGAggggctgctttttcttttgcttggtAACATTCTTCAAGTATATAAAGAAAACCTGTTCTGTTCAGAGACCTTGCTCTTGCTCAAGGTCTACGACTAGGAGTTTAGGAGTTAAATTGCTGTGTagaaaagagcatttttccAGGAAGGTAGAACCTGTATGAGATTTAAGTGAGATACTACTAATAGTACTTGTTCTAGACTGGGCTCGGCTGCAGTGACAACTTCaagtgcttgcatttttttctcttgagaaaTGTGTATGGTGAATGACTGTACTGTTGCTTGAATTTTCACAAGACACAGGCATTTACTGTACTGATTTTACTCTTCTTTTTGCTTACATTTCACTTTGTTTCACTCAGCTGCTGTTCTTACGTGGATTTAGACAAGAAGTACTCAAATTCTCCAGTCCTGCCCAGTTTTTCAACCTGTCAGCCATAGGAAAGCTGTGTATTTGCTGTGATAACACAGGATAGTTTTgctaaaaatggaaataatacaCAGATCCTAAGTCTTATCTGCTTTTGACCACTGGAGTTTGTGATTTTCTCTATaatttttttgtaatgaaaacactgattcttaagtttttttccagtctctttCAGTTAATACATCTTTCCAGTGTGGGTAGAGGTTTTCTTCCTAACACGGAGTAGTcacaaacagcaattaaaatgaTCTGGAATTGGCTTTTAACTGGAAATTCTCCCACTTATACCTGGGAAGCTGGGCTAACATTTTCAATACTGCTTGACCTCTGGATTTTCATTGTGTAGTGGCAGAGATATGTACAATATCCTGAGATTGAAatagaaatcttaaaaaaagcTCCATTATATTTAACTAGGAAACAAGCTTTAGATGAATGTCACTTCTGTGCAAattcttctcccctcctcctgaCACTCCTTAATGTTTTAATGATTatacttgtgtgttttttttctttcttaaacttTCAGGTTCATTATGGTGCCAAGTGGAAACATGGGGGTATTTGATCCCACAGAGATCCATAACCGAGGACAACTGAAATCGCACATGAAGGAAGCCATGATTAAACTAGGCTTTcatctg
The nucleotide sequence above comes from Aythya fuligula isolate bAytFul2 chromosome 3, bAytFul2.pri, whole genome shotgun sequence. Encoded proteins:
- the CNIH4 gene encoding protein cornichon homolog 4, translated to MESVVFIFALIDCCALIFLAVYFIITLSDLECDYINARSCCSKLNKWVIPEVIGHAVVTVLMLISLHWFIFLLNLPIATWNIYRFIMVPSGNMGVFDPTEIHNRGQLKSHMKEAMIKLGFHLLCFFMYLYSMILALIND